The following proteins are co-located in the Sandaracinaceae bacterium genome:
- a CDS encoding DUF1003 domain-containing protein: protein MSTDEPTPATSAPSPAPAAAGPNVHPENHALRFHLRSVHLASVFGGDAFGIRAERFARFFGTPTFLLGQTVVVFVWIAVNVAGVARFDLYPFILLNLAFSLQAAYAAPLILLAQTRQADRDKASAENDARHREALARDAALREAASTEQLALLVTLMQRNTELTDLTHQLSQKIELLTREIHEHVHATGG from the coding sequence ATGAGCACCGACGAGCCGACCCCCGCCACGTCCGCCCCCTCCCCTGCGCCCGCGGCTGCGGGCCCGAACGTTCACCCGGAGAACCACGCGCTGCGCTTCCACCTGCGCAGCGTGCACCTGGCGTCGGTGTTCGGTGGGGACGCGTTCGGGATCCGCGCGGAGCGCTTCGCCCGCTTCTTCGGGACGCCCACCTTTCTGCTGGGCCAGACGGTGGTGGTGTTCGTGTGGATCGCCGTCAACGTGGCGGGCGTCGCGCGCTTCGACCTGTACCCGTTCATCCTGCTGAACCTCGCGTTCAGCCTGCAGGCGGCCTACGCCGCGCCGCTCATCCTGCTGGCGCAGACGCGGCAGGCCGACCGAGACAAGGCCAGCGCCGAGAACGACGCGCGGCACCGCGAGGCGCTGGCCCGTGACGCGGCCCTGCGCGAGGCGGCGAGCACGGAGCAGCTCGCGCTGCTGGTGACGCTCATGCAGCGCAACACCGAGCTGACCGACCTGACCCACCAGCTGAGCCAGAAGATCGAGCTGCTGACCCGCGAGATCCACGAGCACGTGCACGCGACGGGCGGCTGA
- a CDS encoding efflux RND transporter permease subunit, whose product MQWLARVAVSRPVFTWVMSLVLLVLGVASVGSLPVDRFPNIDVPYVTVVVPYPGASPAQVETEVTEIIEEAVGSVSGLSELRSTSYEGLAVVAVQFELEKDGDVAAQEVRDRVNRVLSQLPEGVEPPRIEKLDPDAQPIYYVALRGPGTAQELTQFADDELKGPLEGLAGVGSVQILGGREREIGVALDPARLQALGLSITDVAVALRRENLELPGGDVVNGGETRQVRVPGRVGTAAELADLPVMQRGGQVIYLRDVATVTDGAAEAESLVTLDGENIVMLTVTRQSGTNAIAVADRLAERIDEIRARLPAGYQADVVRDESTFSRTSVDAVKEHLLLGAIFAVLVVFSFLRNGRATVIAALAIPVSIIATFAVLSALGLTLNMITLLALTLAVGIVIDDAIVVIENVIRFLEERKLAPREATLEATKEIGLAVMATTLSLVAVFLPVVFMGGIVGRFLSSFGITMSVAVLVSLFVAFSLTPMLSSKWLKRSGKHHGTRPHPVGEALPMSGPEERARYRQFLRGESGFQLEDGFLERWYGKLLAFSMGHRWVVGIVMIVALAGIPVIGARVPTGFLPTDDEGRFEITVEAPQGTSLAETEIIAERLARQVRSLPEVEHTVLMVGSAEGDISGRGSHEALIYVGLVDQTERDRSELEVEEHIRAEYLPSFVEREQSKAEISRISGFGGSGPQSAPIQYLLRGPEFASLERFSDSLAEALGHEQGVSQADTTFREGRPELRVEIDRPRAAELGVTVSAIADALRILVGGADVTNIAVAGDQYDVNLRAGEEFRRSAADLDRYEVRALDGRLVPLSQVARVVEGVGPAAIEHVGRERSVMVYATTLPGASTAKLIQTLNRTAAELNMPPGYSTALTGQAREFGKAARGFLIAIVLSFVFMYLIIAAQFESWVYPLSILASLPLTVPFALFSVLIFGQSLNVYSMLGLLVLFGIVKKNSILQVDHTLTLMREGFSRPDAVMLANRDRLRPILMTTIAFVAGMVPLLLSKGAGSGTNHAIAGIVLGGQTLALLLTLVGTPVIFTWLDDLARRGSRVAAWVRARLGSDDEGVDGDEAPHAA is encoded by the coding sequence ATGCAGTGGCTCGCACGCGTCGCCGTCTCTCGCCCGGTCTTCACCTGGGTCATGTCGCTGGTGCTCCTCGTCCTCGGGGTGGCCAGCGTGGGAAGCCTCCCCGTGGACCGCTTTCCCAACATCGACGTGCCGTACGTCACGGTCGTCGTGCCCTACCCCGGCGCCTCTCCCGCTCAGGTCGAGACCGAGGTGACGGAGATCATCGAGGAGGCGGTCGGCAGCGTCTCCGGCCTCTCGGAGCTGCGCTCCACCTCCTACGAGGGCCTGGCGGTCGTCGCGGTGCAGTTCGAGCTCGAGAAGGACGGTGACGTCGCGGCCCAGGAGGTGCGCGACCGCGTCAACCGTGTGCTGTCGCAGCTGCCCGAGGGCGTCGAGCCGCCGCGCATCGAGAAGCTCGATCCGGACGCGCAGCCCATCTACTACGTCGCCCTGCGCGGTCCTGGCACGGCGCAGGAGCTGACGCAGTTCGCGGACGACGAGCTCAAGGGGCCCCTCGAAGGTCTCGCGGGCGTCGGCTCCGTGCAGATCCTGGGCGGGCGTGAGCGCGAGATCGGCGTGGCCCTCGACCCCGCGCGTCTGCAGGCCCTCGGCCTGTCCATCACGGACGTGGCGGTCGCGCTGCGTCGCGAGAACCTCGAGCTGCCGGGCGGCGACGTCGTCAACGGCGGCGAGACACGCCAGGTGCGCGTGCCCGGGCGCGTCGGTACCGCGGCCGAGCTGGCGGACCTGCCGGTGATGCAGCGCGGCGGGCAGGTGATCTACCTGCGCGACGTCGCGACGGTGACCGATGGCGCGGCCGAGGCCGAGTCGCTCGTCACGCTCGACGGCGAGAACATCGTCATGCTCACCGTCACGCGTCAGAGCGGCACCAACGCCATCGCGGTGGCGGACCGCCTCGCCGAGCGCATCGACGAGATCCGGGCGCGCCTGCCGGCGGGCTACCAGGCCGACGTCGTCCGCGACGAGAGCACGTTCTCGCGCACGTCCGTGGACGCCGTGAAGGAGCACCTCTTGCTCGGCGCCATCTTCGCCGTGCTCGTGGTGTTCTCGTTCCTCCGCAACGGGCGCGCGACGGTCATCGCGGCGCTGGCCATCCCCGTGTCCATCATCGCCACGTTCGCGGTGCTGAGCGCGCTGGGCCTGACCCTCAACATGATCACTCTGTTGGCGCTGACGCTCGCGGTGGGCATCGTCATCGACGACGCCATCGTGGTCATCGAGAACGTCATCCGCTTCCTCGAAGAGCGCAAGCTCGCCCCACGCGAGGCCACGCTCGAGGCCACCAAGGAGATCGGCCTGGCCGTCATGGCCACGACGCTGTCGCTCGTCGCCGTGTTCCTCCCGGTGGTCTTCATGGGCGGCATCGTCGGGCGCTTCCTGTCGTCCTTCGGCATCACCATGAGCGTCGCCGTGCTGGTCTCTCTGTTCGTGGCGTTCAGCCTCACGCCGATGCTCTCGTCCAAGTGGCTGAAGCGGAGCGGCAAGCACCACGGCACGCGCCCGCACCCCGTCGGGGAGGCCCTGCCCATGAGCGGTCCCGAGGAGCGCGCGCGCTACCGTCAGTTCCTGCGCGGCGAGTCCGGCTTCCAGCTGGAGGATGGCTTCCTCGAGCGCTGGTACGGCAAGCTGCTCGCGTTCTCCATGGGTCACCGCTGGGTGGTGGGCATCGTCATGATCGTCGCGCTGGCTGGCATCCCCGTCATCGGCGCGCGCGTCCCCACGGGCTTCCTCCCCACCGACGACGAGGGCCGCTTCGAGATCACGGTCGAGGCGCCGCAGGGCACGTCGCTCGCCGAGACCGAGATCATCGCCGAGCGCCTGGCGCGCCAGGTGCGGTCGCTGCCCGAGGTCGAGCACACGGTGCTCATGGTCGGCAGCGCGGAGGGCGACATCAGCGGACGCGGCAGCCACGAGGCGCTCATCTACGTGGGCCTGGTGGACCAGACGGAGCGCGACCGCAGCGAGCTCGAGGTCGAGGAGCACATCCGCGCCGAGTACCTCCCCTCGTTCGTCGAGCGGGAGCAGTCGAAAGCCGAGATCTCCCGCATCTCGGGCTTCGGTGGGTCGGGACCGCAATCGGCGCCGATTCAGTACCTCCTGCGCGGACCGGAGTTCGCGTCCCTCGAGCGCTTCTCGGACAGCCTGGCCGAGGCGCTCGGTCACGAGCAGGGCGTGTCGCAGGCGGACACCACGTTCCGTGAGGGTCGCCCCGAGCTGCGCGTGGAGATCGACCGCCCCCGCGCGGCGGAGCTGGGCGTGACGGTGTCCGCCATCGCGGACGCGCTGCGCATCCTGGTGGGCGGCGCCGACGTGACCAACATCGCGGTGGCGGGCGACCAGTACGACGTGAACCTGCGCGCAGGGGAGGAGTTCCGACGCAGCGCGGCGGACCTCGACCGCTACGAGGTGCGGGCGCTCGACGGACGGCTCGTGCCGCTCTCCCAGGTGGCGCGCGTGGTCGAGGGCGTCGGGCCCGCGGCCATCGAGCACGTGGGGCGCGAGCGCAGCGTCATGGTCTACGCGACCACGCTCCCCGGCGCGTCCACGGCGAAGCTCATCCAGACGCTCAACCGCACGGCCGCGGAGCTGAACATGCCCCCCGGCTACTCCACCGCCCTCACGGGTCAGGCACGTGAGTTCGGCAAGGCGGCGCGAGGCTTCCTCATCGCCATCGTGCTGTCGTTCGTCTTCATGTACCTCATCATCGCGGCGCAGTTCGAGAGCTGGGTCTACCCCCTCAGCATCTTGGCGTCCCTGCCGCTCACGGTCCCGTTCGCGCTCTTCTCCGTGCTCATCTTCGGGCAGTCGCTGAACGTCTACTCCATGCTAGGTCTGTTGGTGCTGTTCGGCATCGTGAAGAAGAACTCCATCTTGCAGGTGGACCACACGCTCACGCTCATGCGCGAGGGCTTCTCACGACCCGACGCCGTCATGCTCGCCAACCGCGACCGCCTGCGACCCATCCTCATGACCACCATCGCCTTCGTGGCCGGCATGGTCCCGCTGCTGCTCAGCAAGGGCGCGGGCAGCGGCACCAACCACGCCATCGCCGGCATCGTGCTCGGTGGTCAGACGCTCGCGCTGCTGCTCACGTTGGTCGGCACCCCCGTGATCTTCACGTGGCTCGACGACCTGGCACGCCGCGGGTCCCGCGTGGCGGCCTGGGTGCGCGCGCGCCTGGGGTCCGATGACGAGGGCGTGGACGGCGACGAGGCTCCCCACGCGGCTTGA
- a CDS encoding efflux RND transporter periplasmic adaptor subunit, with protein MHSPHTHSSLAPALFLGGLLAGSLGGALSGCESSRAGAAVPADTTPEVVEVSTATARVEQIPNTLALDGTLQPRRHARLSPLVSGHVAQVRVERGDVVAEGDPLVVLRQVDLRLAARAASARAEAQLEQLGVERTTEFDPDAVPEVVAARADWENLEDQLRRVTPLHAEGVVDDRSFEQARSAAEAARARYDQARTRARGSLASYVALSSEARLRRNEASNTTVRAPFAGAIMERLVEVGEFVGTQSPVVELVDASELRLELAVPERYAALVHEGQSVQVTVDGTEQQVTGEVRFIAAALDTANRTLTIEVVIDNHDGAIRAGHFARAELQLDGTRRVVRVPTNALSERAGVYRLFVVEDGIATTTAVRVIDRTDDVTTLDAELPDGTVVVTLPPRNLADGVPVRVVPES; from the coding sequence ATGCACTCCCCCCACACCCACTCCTCTCTCGCTCCCGCCTTGTTCCTCGGCGGCCTGCTCGCCGGCTCCCTCGGCGGTGCGCTCAGCGGCTGCGAGAGCTCCCGCGCTGGCGCCGCCGTCCCCGCCGACACCACGCCCGAGGTCGTCGAGGTCAGCACCGCGACCGCGCGCGTGGAGCAGATCCCCAACACCCTCGCGCTCGACGGGACGCTGCAGCCCCGTCGCCACGCGCGGCTCTCGCCGTTGGTCAGCGGGCACGTCGCCCAAGTACGCGTCGAGCGCGGTGACGTCGTCGCCGAGGGCGACCCGTTGGTCGTCCTACGTCAGGTCGACCTACGCCTCGCCGCCCGGGCCGCGTCCGCGCGCGCCGAGGCCCAGCTCGAGCAGCTGGGCGTGGAGCGCACCACTGAGTTCGACCCGGACGCCGTGCCCGAGGTGGTCGCCGCCCGCGCCGACTGGGAGAACCTCGAGGACCAGCTGCGGCGCGTGACCCCGCTGCACGCCGAGGGCGTCGTGGACGACCGCAGCTTCGAGCAGGCGCGCAGCGCAGCCGAGGCCGCGCGCGCACGCTACGATCAGGCCCGCACCCGCGCGCGCGGCTCGCTCGCCAGCTACGTCGCGCTCTCCTCCGAGGCGCGCCTGCGTCGTAACGAGGCCAGCAACACCACTGTGCGCGCCCCGTTCGCGGGGGCCATCATGGAGCGCCTGGTCGAGGTCGGCGAGTTCGTCGGCACGCAGTCGCCCGTGGTGGAGCTGGTGGACGCCTCCGAGCTGCGCCTCGAGCTGGCGGTCCCGGAGCGGTACGCCGCGCTGGTGCACGAGGGGCAGTCCGTGCAGGTGACCGTGGATGGAACCGAGCAGCAGGTCACGGGCGAGGTGCGCTTCATCGCCGCCGCCCTCGACACCGCCAATCGCACGCTCACCATCGAGGTCGTCATCGACAACCACGACGGGGCCATCCGCGCGGGGCACTTCGCGCGCGCCGAGCTGCAGCTGGACGGGACGCGCCGCGTCGTCCGGGTCCCGACCAACGCGCTCTCGGAGCGGGCGGGCGTGTACCGTCTGTTCGTCGTCGAGGACGGGATCGCCACCACCACCGCGGTGCGCGTGATCGATCGCACGGACGACGTCACCACCCTCGACGCCGAGCTCCCCGACGGGACCGTCGTCGTCACTCTCCCCCCCCGCAACCTCGCCGACGGCGTGCCCGTGCGCGTCGTCCCAGAGAGCTGA
- a CDS encoding TolC family protein, translating into MTYLPPTSPASATAVQAVALAIFGALALPAALASAQTHTPVSPLDTTPAGPPPAGSGTIVAPTANPTAPPTTRSSGSELVDALPVGPVAGAEPLELPELLPEGVSAAAGLTPEAAIARAREVSLDTRIAGARREAADAAVQGARRAYVPRASVTARYTRLSSYTPGTIQSFDTPGCLSNIADCQTNPGNYLNDVVLQQPILNQYALTTSVSVPLSDYVGATRRELQAAQLEREAAVAAERGASSDSVLVTLETYFEVVRARAQLGVADDAVAAAEQRTSDTRAQVESGLVTASALLEAEASAQSFVRLQTVARSRVVVAERALRDLLELPDEEPIVLSVELAALPAGDAREPEELRTEAQANDPYVTASTLRAEAQAVRADAERARMFPSLSVTLNHTYANPNSRIFPQTTQFRGTWDISAQLTFSLDGSLLAGARRNQRLALALESSLTAENDARRAGRAAIEAQGLLVASLAEVDARRLAATSAAQRERDAAARTRAGLGTRREVLDASVASLRARLDLVDAVVDAHIANARLVRALGADGTP; encoded by the coding sequence ATGACCTACCTTCCCCCCACTTCCCCTGCTTCCGCGACTGCTGTTCAGGCGGTCGCGCTGGCCATCTTCGGCGCCCTCGCGCTCCCTGCCGCGCTCGCATCGGCGCAGACGCATACGCCTGTCTCGCCGCTGGACACGACGCCTGCTGGTCCTCCACCAGCGGGGAGCGGCACGATCGTCGCGCCCACGGCGAACCCCACCGCGCCGCCGACCACGCGCAGCAGCGGGTCGGAGCTGGTCGACGCGCTCCCCGTCGGGCCCGTCGCCGGAGCCGAGCCGCTCGAGCTCCCCGAGCTATTGCCCGAGGGGGTGTCCGCCGCGGCGGGGCTCACGCCCGAGGCCGCGATTGCCCGCGCTCGCGAGGTCTCGCTCGACACCCGCATCGCCGGGGCGCGGCGCGAGGCGGCGGACGCTGCGGTGCAAGGCGCGCGACGAGCCTACGTGCCACGCGCCTCGGTGACCGCGCGCTACACGCGGCTGTCCAGCTACACGCCCGGCACCATCCAGTCATTCGACACGCCGGGTTGTCTGTCCAACATCGCCGACTGTCAGACCAACCCTGGAAACTATCTCAACGACGTCGTCCTCCAGCAGCCCATCCTCAACCAGTACGCGCTCACCACGAGCGTGTCCGTGCCCCTCAGCGACTACGTGGGCGCGACCCGCCGTGAGCTGCAGGCCGCGCAGCTGGAGCGTGAGGCCGCCGTGGCCGCCGAGCGCGGCGCGTCGAGCGACAGCGTGCTCGTCACGCTCGAGACCTACTTCGAGGTCGTGCGCGCGCGCGCCCAGCTGGGCGTGGCAGACGACGCCGTGGCCGCCGCCGAGCAGCGCACCAGCGACACGCGCGCGCAGGTCGAGAGCGGACTCGTGACCGCGAGCGCGCTGCTGGAGGCCGAGGCCAGCGCGCAGTCGTTCGTACGCCTGCAGACCGTCGCGCGGAGCCGCGTCGTGGTGGCCGAGCGGGCGCTGCGCGACTTGCTGGAGCTACCCGACGAAGAGCCCATCGTGCTGTCTGTCGAGCTGGCCGCGCTGCCCGCCGGGGACGCGCGCGAGCCTGAGGAGCTGCGCACCGAGGCGCAGGCCAACGACCCCTACGTGACGGCGTCGACGCTGCGCGCGGAGGCGCAGGCCGTGCGGGCCGACGCCGAGCGCGCGCGCATGTTCCCGTCGTTGTCCGTGACGCTCAACCACACCTACGCGAACCCCAACTCGCGCATCTTCCCCCAGACCACGCAGTTCCGTGGGACGTGGGACATCAGCGCGCAGCTCACCTTCTCCCTCGACGGCTCGCTGTTGGCCGGCGCCCGCCGCAACCAGCGCCTGGCCCTCGCCCTCGAGAGCTCGCTCACGGCCGAGAACGACGCCCGTCGTGCGGGCCGCGCCGCCATCGAGGCGCAAGGGCTGCTCGTCGCCTCCTTGGCCGAGGTGGACGCGCGCCGCCTGGCAGCGACCAGCGCCGCTCAGCGTGAGCGTGATGCCGCGGCCCGTACGCGCGCGGGCCTCGGGACGCGGCGGGAGGTGCTGGACGCCAGCGTGGCCTCTTTGCGCGCGCGCCTCGACCTGGTCGACGCCGTCGTCGACGCCCACATCGCCAACGCCCGCCTCGTCCGCGCCCTTGGCGCCGACGGCACCCCATGA
- a CDS encoding TetR/AcrR family transcriptional regulator, translating into MARPQQFDSEALLESMRDTFLDLGPGASTQELAKRAGVSEGTLYKRFGSKLRMFIFALRLPQIEECEWFTSIPERVGKGSIEEHLAHIALGMHSYVSELMPCSQMIAANGKLEPKDFAKLLGKGEKAPPFMSIDAMTSYFQGEMKLGRVRACDPGGLARLFIGAVIHDVNLRLHFPDQVPSSPPTVARLIAETVARLATVPEAQQPTQTPARRARRPRD; encoded by the coding sequence ATGGCGCGGCCCCAGCAGTTCGACAGCGAAGCCCTCCTCGAGTCCATGAGGGACACCTTCCTCGACTTGGGGCCGGGCGCATCGACGCAGGAGCTTGCCAAGCGCGCGGGCGTGAGCGAGGGGACGCTCTACAAGCGCTTCGGCAGCAAGCTGCGGATGTTCATCTTCGCCCTCCGCCTCCCGCAGATCGAGGAGTGTGAGTGGTTCACGTCCATCCCCGAGCGCGTGGGGAAGGGCAGCATCGAGGAGCACCTGGCCCACATCGCGCTCGGCATGCACAGCTACGTCAGCGAGCTGATGCCCTGCTCTCAGATGATCGCGGCAAACGGCAAGCTCGAGCCCAAAGACTTCGCCAAGCTCTTGGGCAAGGGCGAGAAGGCGCCTCCGTTCATGAGCATCGACGCGATGACCTCGTACTTCCAGGGCGAGATGAAGCTCGGGCGGGTGCGCGCCTGCGACCCCGGCGGGCTCGCGCGCCTGTTCATCGGTGCGGTCATCCACGACGTGAACCTCAGGCTGCACTTCCCAGACCAGGTCCCGTCCAGCCCACCCACCGTGGCGCGACTGATCGCGGAGACGGTCGCCCGGCTCGCCACGGTGCCCGAGGCGCAGCAGCCCACCCAGACACCCGCACGACGCGCGCGACGCCCGCGCGACTAA
- a CDS encoding endo alpha-1,4 polygalactosaminidase, protein MRSARRCSSLVLLLTLLPAQHGCGGASGTAGDAGVTDSSLADTGVVESTYPLPPANGGLDYQLGEAYPPPAGVSIVSRDREAPIVTGLYNICYVNGFQAQAHENAFWLDEHPTLVLRDDGGDPVIDPDWDEMLLDVGTPEKRTAIAAIVDDWIAGCEAAGFDAVEIDNLDTFARSGGRLTEADAVAMMRLFADGAHARGMAVAQKNSAELVGRRAEMATDFVVAEECNRYDECDVYTAVYGTSVLVIEYREQDFTEGCAAFPQLSIALRDRDLVGPSDAAYSYDGC, encoded by the coding sequence ATGCGCTCGGCCCGCCGCTGCTCCTCGCTCGTGCTTCTCCTCACGCTGCTACCAGCGCAGCATGGGTGTGGCGGCGCGTCCGGTACCGCGGGTGACGCCGGGGTCACGGACAGCTCGCTGGCCGACACGGGCGTGGTGGAGTCGACGTATCCGCTCCCGCCCGCGAACGGCGGCCTCGACTACCAGCTGGGCGAGGCGTACCCACCTCCTGCCGGTGTGAGCATCGTCTCACGGGACCGAGAGGCCCCCATCGTCACGGGGCTCTACAACATCTGCTATGTGAACGGCTTCCAGGCGCAGGCGCACGAGAACGCCTTCTGGCTGGACGAGCACCCCACCCTCGTGTTGAGGGACGACGGCGGTGACCCGGTCATCGACCCCGACTGGGACGAGATGCTCTTGGACGTCGGGACGCCCGAGAAGCGCACCGCCATCGCGGCGATCGTGGACGACTGGATCGCTGGCTGCGAGGCCGCTGGCTTCGACGCGGTGGAGATCGACAACCTGGACACCTTCGCGCGCTCGGGCGGGCGCCTGACGGAGGCGGACGCTGTGGCGATGATGCGTCTCTTCGCAGACGGCGCGCACGCGCGCGGCATGGCGGTGGCGCAGAAGAACTCCGCGGAGCTGGTGGGCCGCCGGGCAGAGATGGCCACGGACTTCGTCGTGGCCGAAGAGTGCAACCGCTACGACGAGTGCGACGTGTACACCGCCGTCTACGGGACCAGCGTGCTGGTCATCGAGTACCGCGAGCAGGACTTCACCGAGGGCTGCGCGGCGTTCCCTCAGCTCTCGATCGCACTCCGCGACAGAGACCTCGTGGGACCCTCGGACGCGGCCTACAGCTACGACGGCTGCTGA
- a CDS encoding cytochrome P450, whose product MDLRTSVVDELARRAARPAHEARRDALPPGPGTPATMQMLSFLLTPQAFLRAVRAEYGKTATLRIPGIPRLVQFSEPEAVREVFATGDEVMHAGEANGILEPFLGAYSVLVLDGARHRSQRRLLLPPFRGDRMRAYGEAMRDITVRAMARWPRDQRFPMQRETQAITLEVILRTVFGMVDGADQDRMRDLLATALRILDNPLYVVRTFQRDLGPRSPWGRFVRLRREIYAEMDALIARRRREAPREDILSMLLAAKHEDGSPMSDEEIRDELFTLLVAGHETTATAISWTLHRLSIHPDVLARTQAELDEVLGTEAAFDVDRSRELVYLDAVCKESLRMHPVIPGVGRIVKRPTRIGGVDLPPGVAVGCSIYLVHFDPDTWPDPERFDPTRFIDHKPAPYTYFPFGGGLRRCIGEAFALYEMRIVLATILRELAPVAEVTEVRTQRRNITLTPAGGLPLRVRAR is encoded by the coding sequence GTGGACCTCCGCACTTCCGTCGTCGATGAGCTCGCCCGCCGCGCCGCGCGCCCAGCCCACGAGGCTCGCCGCGACGCGCTCCCGCCTGGCCCCGGCACGCCTGCCACCATGCAGATGCTGTCGTTCCTGCTCACGCCCCAGGCGTTCCTGCGTGCCGTCCGCGCCGAGTACGGCAAGACCGCGACGCTGCGCATCCCTGGCATCCCGCGCCTGGTGCAGTTCAGTGAGCCCGAGGCCGTGCGCGAGGTGTTCGCGACGGGTGACGAGGTGATGCACGCGGGCGAGGCCAACGGCATCCTCGAGCCCTTCCTGGGCGCGTACTCCGTGCTCGTGCTGGACGGAGCGCGCCACCGCTCGCAGCGACGCCTGCTGTTGCCTCCGTTCCGCGGCGACCGCATGCGCGCATACGGGGAGGCGATGCGCGACATCACGGTGCGGGCCATGGCGCGCTGGCCCCGCGACCAACGCTTCCCCATGCAGCGCGAGACGCAGGCCATCACATTGGAGGTCATCCTGCGGACCGTGTTCGGCATGGTCGACGGCGCCGACCAGGACCGCATGAGGGATCTGCTGGCCACGGCGCTACGCATCCTCGACAACCCGTTGTACGTCGTGCGGACGTTCCAGCGCGACCTCGGGCCGCGCTCCCCGTGGGGGCGTTTCGTGCGGCTGCGGAGGGAGATCTACGCCGAGATGGACGCGCTCATCGCGCGCAGGCGGCGTGAAGCGCCGCGTGAGGACATCCTGTCCATGCTGCTCGCGGCGAAGCACGAGGATGGCTCCCCCATGAGCGACGAGGAGATCCGCGACGAGCTCTTCACGCTGCTGGTCGCCGGACACGAGACCACCGCCACCGCCATCTCCTGGACGTTGCATCGGCTCTCGATCCACCCCGACGTGCTCGCGCGGACCCAAGCGGAGCTGGACGAGGTGCTCGGCACGGAGGCCGCGTTCGACGTCGATCGCTCGCGAGAGCTCGTGTACCTCGACGCGGTCTGCAAGGAGTCGCTGCGCATGCACCCCGTCATCCCGGGCGTGGGCCGCATCGTGAAGCGCCCCACACGTATCGGCGGCGTCGACCTGCCCCCTGGGGTAGCGGTGGGGTGCAGCATCTACCTGGTGCACTTCGATCCGGACACGTGGCCCGACCCCGAGCGCTTCGACCCGACGCGCTTCATCGACCACAAGCCAGCGCCCTACACGTACTTTCCTTTCGGCGGTGGGCTGCGCCGCTGCATCGGCGAGGCCTTCGCGCTCTACGAGATGCGCATCGTGCTCGCGACGATCCTGCGCGAGCTCGCGCCGGTGGCAGAGGTGACCGAGGTGCGCACCCAGCGGCGGAACATCACGCTGACGCCCGCCGGAGGGCTGCCGCTGCGCGTGCGGGCGCGCTGA
- a CDS encoding NAD-dependent deacylase, whose protein sequence is MNAPIELRRTDRVFVLTGAGISAESGIATFRDAGGLWEGHRPEDVATPEAWARDPHLVWRFYSERRAQADRTRPNPGHEAIAALQRALDDDNVFLCTQNVDALHEAGGSPQVFHMHGELYKTRCERPACSLEPFDDHALYMDELPVCPACGARLRPHIVWFGEEPFGMHRIVREVRGCDLFVTIGSSGVVYPAAGLVRELLYRRQMGETCRSVYVGLEEPANADSFQEVRLGKAGEVLPTLFRVT, encoded by the coding sequence ATGAACGCACCCATCGAGCTTCGACGCACCGACCGCGTCTTCGTGCTCACCGGCGCAGGCATCAGCGCCGAGAGCGGCATCGCCACCTTCCGCGACGCCGGCGGCCTGTGGGAGGGTCACCGCCCAGAGGACGTTGCCACGCCCGAAGCGTGGGCCCGCGACCCCCACTTGGTGTGGCGCTTCTACAGCGAGCGGCGCGCGCAGGCCGACCGCACTCGACCCAACCCCGGCCACGAGGCCATCGCGGCGCTCCAGCGCGCGCTCGACGACGACAACGTGTTCCTGTGCACGCAGAACGTCGACGCGCTGCACGAGGCGGGGGGCTCACCGCAGGTGTTCCACATGCATGGCGAGCTGTACAAGACCCGCTGCGAACGCCCCGCGTGTTCGCTCGAGCCCTTCGACGACCACGCCCTGTACATGGACGAGCTGCCCGTGTGCCCCGCCTGTGGCGCGCGGCTCCGGCCGCACATCGTCTGGTTCGGGGAGGAGCCGTTCGGGATGCACCGCATCGTGCGCGAGGTGCGCGGCTGCGACCTGTTCGTGACCATCGGCAGCAGCGGCGTGGTCTACCCAGCCGCCGGCCTGGTGCGCGAGCTGCTCTACCGCCGCCAGATGGGCGAGACCTGCCGCTCCGTCTACGTCGGCCTCGAAGAGCCCGCCAACGCGGACAGCTTCCAGGAGGTGCGGCTCGGCAAGGCGGGCGAGGTGCTGCCCACCCTCTTCCGGGTCACCTGA